In Porites lutea chromosome 9, jaPorLute2.1, whole genome shotgun sequence, a single window of DNA contains:
- the LOC140949164 gene encoding uncharacterized protein, whose translation MEKGFTCLVEITAVLSVLGLTFQVQGGAMIDRTLNYGCSRYTFYAESQRESVNFVKSRGRCKVNGSDLVSIESNEEWNFLKDTINKFQHSDGTEYFIGLTKDKDGLWRWISNNSTVNESYWALYQPGNESNIRCAVMYKDFNKNYGLFDDLSCAAQRHGYICEKPTCKPTTPKESDTPTSTTGPHSVPLSQSRSTKDGSKAIATTKFLLFVVFFFSAAVPEEVIDESPNITVIILILLAVIILALLIVFFIIFYHRRRRNKTKGTFCFFVRSTLFIHSRTT comes from the exons ATGGAGAAAGGGTTTACATGTCTTGTTGAGATCACTGCTGTTCTCAGCGTGCTAGGACTCACATTTCAAGTCCAAGGAGGTGCTATGATCG ATCGGACGCTCAATTACGGCTGTTCCCGGTACACATTTTATGCTGAATCTCAACGGGAGTCAGTCAATTTTGTTAAGAGCAGAGGCAGGTGCAAAGTTAATGGAAGTGACCTTGTTTCTATTGAAAGTAACGAGGAGTGGAACTTTCTGAAAGACACTATAAACAAATTTCAACATAGTGATGGAACTGAATACTTCATTGGTTTAACCAAAGACAAAGACGGACTCTGGAGGTGGATAAGTAATAACAGCACAGTGAATGAATCCTATTGGGCACTATACCAACCCGGCAATGAGAGTAATATAAGGTGTGCTGTAATGTACAAGGATTTCAACAAGAACTATGGTTTGTTTGATGATTTGTCTTGTGCAGCGCAAAGGCATGGGTATATATGTGAAA AGCCAACATGTAAGCCAACAACGCCAAAGGAAAGCGACACACCAACATCTACTACAGGGCCACATTCTGTACCCCTTTCACAAAGTCGATCTACAAAGGACGGTTCAAAGGCAATTGCCACGACAA aatttttacttttcgttgtcttttttttttcagcggcAGTTCCTGAGGAAGTCATCGATGAGTCTCCCAATATCACTGTAATCATCTTAATTCTTCTAGCTGTTATCATACTGGCTCTTTTGATTGTCTTTTTCATCATCTTTTATCATCGACGTCGCAGAAACAAAACGAAaggtactttttgtttttttgttcgtAGCACTTTGTTCATTCATTCTAGAACGACTTAA
- the LOC140948451 gene encoding major facilitator superfamily domain-containing protein 12-like isoform X3 produces MSNLIRSGPSLGSHQDKERTTKRHKARLPILQRLSYSVGHFLNDAVVTAWSSYLLVFLIRVVGMSNRTAGFLWIVSNSADATFGVLIGYICDRLNLPFLSKYYGKRKSFHLLGTVLVAGLFPLVMMPCFVCGEDSSQWEIGLYYGTIMFVHNIGWALSQCTHLALIPEIAQRPREMVELQALRSGITFISGIFMYTITWILLKTDGGDQRISPSQWRDFMEMALIVVGTGCFFCFVFHLGTKESPSMQLSDKGPSNDDVGLKETKKTQLDNSPIEEQPTTLDIVLENTLCDSFNREGIETCVIDLDESKRNKDFSFSNPAFKSEPTTDCEEGVVVASGNIPGWEASGKAMVQPREENAFSFSNPGFIREDNQRNGCEKSQEKDAMEGDPSDENLMEERLSNRSDSSGYSEGYASSPETDSVYSTDGSVTENKPQVEEDNCVKNEISSQVITTVLSPCGSRENSLNERTETICSEVSVVIEEKRKCNMKKIKAKKTWTGWFKTPMFYKVSFAFMCTRLVQVITGSYAPMYLTDTLGFEKESIAYFPLVILISGVFSSLGAKKLDKMVGAKWTYCLASSLVIGSSAWFYQQSPSGRNAAYCAAILSGCGASVMYVTSLALAGEMIGDNRESGAFVFGSTCALSKIACGGSVFVIQEFFPSNGPHR; encoded by the exons ATGTCCAATCTAATTCGATCGGGCCCAAGTTTGGGTTCACATCAAGATAAGGAAAGGACAACAAAACGTCACAAAGCTCGTTTACCAATTCTTCAAAGACTTTCTTACAGCGTTGGACATTTTTTAAACGATGCGGTGGTGACCGCTTGGTCCTCGTACTTGTTGGTTTTTCTTATAAGAGTGGTAGGCATGTCTAACAGAACAGCCGGATTTTTATGGATTGTTTCCAATTCAGCAGATGCTACCTTTGGAGTCTTAATCGGTTATATCTGCGATAGGCTAAATCTACCATTTCTCTCTAAATACTACGGCAAGCGAAAAAGCTTTCACTTACTGGGGACAGTCCTAGTGGCCGGATTATTCCCGCTTGTTATGATGCCCTGTTTCGTTTGCGGTGAAGATTCGTCTCAGTGGGAAATAGGACTATATTACGGCACCATCATGTTTGTGCATAACATTGGATGGGCTTTGTCGCAATGCACCCATTTAGCTCTTATACCTGAAATTGCACAACGACCCAGAGAAATGGTGGAGCTACAAGCTTTACG GTCAGGAATAACTTTTATCAGCGGTATCTTTATGTACACTATCACGTGGATTCTATTGAAAACGGACGGAGGAGACCAACGAATCTCGCCTAGTCAGTGGAGGGACTTTATG GAAATGGCTTTAATTGTTGTGGGAACAGGATGctttttctgctttgttttccACCTGGGAACCAAAGAGTCTCCTTCAATGCAACTAAGTgacaaag GTCCTTCTAACGATGATGTTGGCCTGAAAGAAACCAAGAAAACTCAGTTGGATAATTCCCCCATTGAGGAACAGCCCACTACCCTTGATATTGTGCTAGAAAACACACTTTGTGATTCCTTTAATAGGGAAGGTATCGAGACATGCGTAATAGACTTAGATGAAAGTAAGAGAAACAAGgattttagtttttcaaatcctGCCTTCAAATCTGAACCGACCACGGATTGTGAAGAGGGTGTTGTCGTTGCCTCGGGAAACATTCCGGGTTGGGAAGCCAGCGGGAAAGCTATGGTACAACCAAGGGAAGAAAATGCATTCAGCTTTTCAAATCCTGGATTTATTAGAGAAGACAATCAGAGAAACGGGTGCGAAAAGTCGCAAGAGAAGGACGCAATGGAAGGTGACCCATCTGATGAGAATTTGATGGAGGAAAGACTTAGCAACAGGTCTGATTCTAGTGGTTACAGCGAGGGTTACGCCTCGTCACCAGAAACTGATTCAGTCTACTCCACTGACGGTAGTGTTACAGAGAATAAACCTCAGGTGGAGGAGGACAACTGCGTGAAAAACGAAATTTCTTCTCAAGTAATAACCACGGTTCTCTCACCTTGCGGGAGCCGCGAAAATTCACTCAATGAACGGACTGAGACGATTTGCAGCGAAGTTAGTGTTGTTattgaggaaaaaagaaaatgtaacaTGAAGAAAATTAAAGCGAAAAAAACTTGGACTGGCTGGTTCAAGACTCCGATGTTTTACAAG gtcTCCTTTGCTTTTATGTGTACTCGTCTCGTCCAAGTAATAACAGGGTCTTACGCACCGATGTATTTGACCGACACGCTTGGCTTTGAGAAG GAGTCCATCGCTTATTTTCCTCTTGTGATCCTAATCAGCGGTGTTTTCTCGAGCTTAGGCGCTAAGAAACTTGACAAAATGGTCGGAGCAAAG tggaCTTACTGCCTAGCCTCTTCTTTAGTCATCGGCTCCTCGGCTTGGTTTTACCAGCAGAGCCCATCGGGAAGGAACGCTGCCTACTGCGCCGCAATCCTATCGGGCTGCGGAGCCTCTGTCATGTACGTGACGTCACTAGCCTTAGCTGGGGAGATGATCGGTGATAACAGAGAATCTGGGGCTTTTGTGTTCGGATCGACTTGTGCGCTTAGCAAAATAGCATGCGGTGGTTCAGTATTTGTCATCCAGGAATTCTTCCCTTCTAACGG TCCACACCGTTGA
- the LOC140948451 gene encoding major facilitator superfamily domain-containing protein 12-like isoform X1: MSNLIRSGPSLGSHQDKERTTKRHKARLPILQRLSYSVGHFLNDAVVTAWSSYLLVFLIRVVGMSNRTAGFLWIVSNSADATFGVLIGYICDRLNLPFLSKYYGKRKSFHLLGTVLVAGLFPLVMMPCFVCGEDSSQWEIGLYYGTIMFVHNIGWALSQCTHLALIPEIAQRPREMVELQALRSGITFISGIFMYTITWILLKTDGGDQRISPSQWRDFMEMALIVVGTGCFFCFVFHLGTKESPSMQLSDKGPSNDDVGLKETKKTQLDNSPIEEQPTTLDIVLENTLCDSFNREGIETCVIDLDESKRNKDFSFSNPAFKSEPTTDCEEGVVVASGNIPGWEASGKAMVQPREENAFSFSNPGFIREDNQRNGCEKSQEKDAMEGDPSDENLMEERLSNRSDSSGYSEGYASSPETDSVYSTDGSVTENKPQVEEDNCVKNEISSQVITTVLSPCGSRENSLNERTETICSEVSVVIEEKRKCNMKKIKAKKTWTGWFKTPMFYKVSFAFMCTRLVQVITGSYAPMYLTDTLGFEKESIAYFPLVILISGVFSSLGAKKLDKMVGAKWTYCLASSLVIGSSAWFYQQSPSGRNAAYCAAILSGCGASVMYVTSLALAGEMIGDNRESGAFVFGSTCALSKIACGGSVFVIQEFFPSNGSSAEYVRYVFSVVPAAGSILGFLAVVTFLPATMRCRKVVHTVDSSVQTEDMSDVPYAYENPALFLNNSEQRECST; encoded by the exons ATGTCCAATCTAATTCGATCGGGCCCAAGTTTGGGTTCACATCAAGATAAGGAAAGGACAACAAAACGTCACAAAGCTCGTTTACCAATTCTTCAAAGACTTTCTTACAGCGTTGGACATTTTTTAAACGATGCGGTGGTGACCGCTTGGTCCTCGTACTTGTTGGTTTTTCTTATAAGAGTGGTAGGCATGTCTAACAGAACAGCCGGATTTTTATGGATTGTTTCCAATTCAGCAGATGCTACCTTTGGAGTCTTAATCGGTTATATCTGCGATAGGCTAAATCTACCATTTCTCTCTAAATACTACGGCAAGCGAAAAAGCTTTCACTTACTGGGGACAGTCCTAGTGGCCGGATTATTCCCGCTTGTTATGATGCCCTGTTTCGTTTGCGGTGAAGATTCGTCTCAGTGGGAAATAGGACTATATTACGGCACCATCATGTTTGTGCATAACATTGGATGGGCTTTGTCGCAATGCACCCATTTAGCTCTTATACCTGAAATTGCACAACGACCCAGAGAAATGGTGGAGCTACAAGCTTTACG GTCAGGAATAACTTTTATCAGCGGTATCTTTATGTACACTATCACGTGGATTCTATTGAAAACGGACGGAGGAGACCAACGAATCTCGCCTAGTCAGTGGAGGGACTTTATG GAAATGGCTTTAATTGTTGTGGGAACAGGATGctttttctgctttgttttccACCTGGGAACCAAAGAGTCTCCTTCAATGCAACTAAGTgacaaag GTCCTTCTAACGATGATGTTGGCCTGAAAGAAACCAAGAAAACTCAGTTGGATAATTCCCCCATTGAGGAACAGCCCACTACCCTTGATATTGTGCTAGAAAACACACTTTGTGATTCCTTTAATAGGGAAGGTATCGAGACATGCGTAATAGACTTAGATGAAAGTAAGAGAAACAAGgattttagtttttcaaatcctGCCTTCAAATCTGAACCGACCACGGATTGTGAAGAGGGTGTTGTCGTTGCCTCGGGAAACATTCCGGGTTGGGAAGCCAGCGGGAAAGCTATGGTACAACCAAGGGAAGAAAATGCATTCAGCTTTTCAAATCCTGGATTTATTAGAGAAGACAATCAGAGAAACGGGTGCGAAAAGTCGCAAGAGAAGGACGCAATGGAAGGTGACCCATCTGATGAGAATTTGATGGAGGAAAGACTTAGCAACAGGTCTGATTCTAGTGGTTACAGCGAGGGTTACGCCTCGTCACCAGAAACTGATTCAGTCTACTCCACTGACGGTAGTGTTACAGAGAATAAACCTCAGGTGGAGGAGGACAACTGCGTGAAAAACGAAATTTCTTCTCAAGTAATAACCACGGTTCTCTCACCTTGCGGGAGCCGCGAAAATTCACTCAATGAACGGACTGAGACGATTTGCAGCGAAGTTAGTGTTGTTattgaggaaaaaagaaaatgtaacaTGAAGAAAATTAAAGCGAAAAAAACTTGGACTGGCTGGTTCAAGACTCCGATGTTTTACAAG gtcTCCTTTGCTTTTATGTGTACTCGTCTCGTCCAAGTAATAACAGGGTCTTACGCACCGATGTATTTGACCGACACGCTTGGCTTTGAGAAG GAGTCCATCGCTTATTTTCCTCTTGTGATCCTAATCAGCGGTGTTTTCTCGAGCTTAGGCGCTAAGAAACTTGACAAAATGGTCGGAGCAAAG tggaCTTACTGCCTAGCCTCTTCTTTAGTCATCGGCTCCTCGGCTTGGTTTTACCAGCAGAGCCCATCGGGAAGGAACGCTGCCTACTGCGCCGCAATCCTATCGGGCTGCGGAGCCTCTGTCATGTACGTGACGTCACTAGCCTTAGCTGGGGAGATGATCGGTGATAACAGAGAATCTGGGGCTTTTGTGTTCGGATCGACTTGTGCGCTTAGCAAAATAGCATGCGGTGGTTCAGTATTTGTCATCCAGGAATTCTTCCCTTCTAACGG ATCCTCTGCAGAGTATGTTCGATATGTCTTCTCAGTGGTTCCTGCCGCTGGCTCGATTCTGGGTTTCCTTGCCGTGGTAACTTTTCTTCCAGCTACTATGCGGTGCAGGAAAGTGG TCCACACCGTTGATTCATCAGTCCAAACAGAGGATATGAGTGACGTTCCTTATGCTTACGAAAATCCAGCTTTGTTTCTTAACAACAGTGAACAGCGAGAATGCTCAACTTGA
- the LOC140948451 gene encoding uncharacterized protein isoform X2 has protein sequence MSNLIRSGPSLGSHQDKERTTKRHKARLPILQRLSYSVGHFLNDAVVTAWSSYLLVFLIRVVGMSNRTAGFLWIVSNSADATFGVLIGYICDRLNLPFLSKYYGKRKSFHLLGTVLVAGLFPLVMMPCFVCGEDSSQWEIGLYYGTIMFVHNIGWALSQCTHLALIPEIAQRPREMVELQALRSGITFISGIFMYTITWILLKTDGGDQRISPSQWRDFMEMALIVVGTGCFFCFVFHLGTKESPSMQLSDKGPSNDDVGLKETKKTQLDNSPIEEQPTTLDIVLENTLCDSFNREGIETCVIDLDESKRNKDFSFSNPAFKSEPTTDCEEGVVVASGNIPGWEASGKAMVQPREENAFSFSNPGFIREDNQRNGCEKSQEKDAMEGDPSDENLMEERLSNRSDSSGYSEGYASSPETDSVYSTDGSVTENKPQVEEDNCVKNEISSQVITTVLSPCGSRENSLNERTETICSEVSVVIEEKRKCNMKKIKAKKTWTGWFKTPMFYKVSFAFMCTRLVQVITGSYAPMYLTDTLGFEKWTYCLASSLVIGSSAWFYQQSPSGRNAAYCAAILSGCGASVMYVTSLALAGEMIGDNRESGAFVFGSTCALSKIACGGSVFVIQEFFPSNGSSAEYVRYVFSVVPAAGSILGFLAVVTFLPATMRCRKVVHTVDSSVQTEDMSDVPYAYENPALFLNNSEQRECST, from the exons ATGTCCAATCTAATTCGATCGGGCCCAAGTTTGGGTTCACATCAAGATAAGGAAAGGACAACAAAACGTCACAAAGCTCGTTTACCAATTCTTCAAAGACTTTCTTACAGCGTTGGACATTTTTTAAACGATGCGGTGGTGACCGCTTGGTCCTCGTACTTGTTGGTTTTTCTTATAAGAGTGGTAGGCATGTCTAACAGAACAGCCGGATTTTTATGGATTGTTTCCAATTCAGCAGATGCTACCTTTGGAGTCTTAATCGGTTATATCTGCGATAGGCTAAATCTACCATTTCTCTCTAAATACTACGGCAAGCGAAAAAGCTTTCACTTACTGGGGACAGTCCTAGTGGCCGGATTATTCCCGCTTGTTATGATGCCCTGTTTCGTTTGCGGTGAAGATTCGTCTCAGTGGGAAATAGGACTATATTACGGCACCATCATGTTTGTGCATAACATTGGATGGGCTTTGTCGCAATGCACCCATTTAGCTCTTATACCTGAAATTGCACAACGACCCAGAGAAATGGTGGAGCTACAAGCTTTACG GTCAGGAATAACTTTTATCAGCGGTATCTTTATGTACACTATCACGTGGATTCTATTGAAAACGGACGGAGGAGACCAACGAATCTCGCCTAGTCAGTGGAGGGACTTTATG GAAATGGCTTTAATTGTTGTGGGAACAGGATGctttttctgctttgttttccACCTGGGAACCAAAGAGTCTCCTTCAATGCAACTAAGTgacaaag GTCCTTCTAACGATGATGTTGGCCTGAAAGAAACCAAGAAAACTCAGTTGGATAATTCCCCCATTGAGGAACAGCCCACTACCCTTGATATTGTGCTAGAAAACACACTTTGTGATTCCTTTAATAGGGAAGGTATCGAGACATGCGTAATAGACTTAGATGAAAGTAAGAGAAACAAGgattttagtttttcaaatcctGCCTTCAAATCTGAACCGACCACGGATTGTGAAGAGGGTGTTGTCGTTGCCTCGGGAAACATTCCGGGTTGGGAAGCCAGCGGGAAAGCTATGGTACAACCAAGGGAAGAAAATGCATTCAGCTTTTCAAATCCTGGATTTATTAGAGAAGACAATCAGAGAAACGGGTGCGAAAAGTCGCAAGAGAAGGACGCAATGGAAGGTGACCCATCTGATGAGAATTTGATGGAGGAAAGACTTAGCAACAGGTCTGATTCTAGTGGTTACAGCGAGGGTTACGCCTCGTCACCAGAAACTGATTCAGTCTACTCCACTGACGGTAGTGTTACAGAGAATAAACCTCAGGTGGAGGAGGACAACTGCGTGAAAAACGAAATTTCTTCTCAAGTAATAACCACGGTTCTCTCACCTTGCGGGAGCCGCGAAAATTCACTCAATGAACGGACTGAGACGATTTGCAGCGAAGTTAGTGTTGTTattgaggaaaaaagaaaatgtaacaTGAAGAAAATTAAAGCGAAAAAAACTTGGACTGGCTGGTTCAAGACTCCGATGTTTTACAAG gtcTCCTTTGCTTTTATGTGTACTCGTCTCGTCCAAGTAATAACAGGGTCTTACGCACCGATGTATTTGACCGACACGCTTGGCTTTGAGAAG tggaCTTACTGCCTAGCCTCTTCTTTAGTCATCGGCTCCTCGGCTTGGTTTTACCAGCAGAGCCCATCGGGAAGGAACGCTGCCTACTGCGCCGCAATCCTATCGGGCTGCGGAGCCTCTGTCATGTACGTGACGTCACTAGCCTTAGCTGGGGAGATGATCGGTGATAACAGAGAATCTGGGGCTTTTGTGTTCGGATCGACTTGTGCGCTTAGCAAAATAGCATGCGGTGGTTCAGTATTTGTCATCCAGGAATTCTTCCCTTCTAACGG ATCCTCTGCAGAGTATGTTCGATATGTCTTCTCAGTGGTTCCTGCCGCTGGCTCGATTCTGGGTTTCCTTGCCGTGGTAACTTTTCTTCCAGCTACTATGCGGTGCAGGAAAGTGG TCCACACCGTTGATTCATCAGTCCAAACAGAGGATATGAGTGACGTTCCTTATGCTTACGAAAATCCAGCTTTGTTTCTTAACAACAGTGAACAGCGAGAATGCTCAACTTGA
- the LOC140949165 gene encoding metalloproteinase inhibitor 3-like, with translation MSALYFTLVLFCIFMTATQACFSCPSCPKTDLQRDFCAASFVLHAKVLSGPTQEVTPEDEELKKISSYDPHDVYRLKIIKIFKEGEKITQLPGSQFTGIRNESLVIKYHTPAAWWKFCIPSLSALDRGHDYLLSGYIEEGKLRSSFCDVRRTWDSVTHKQKKGLKGQYNEKCAPVPVAL, from the exons ATGTCGGCTTTGTACTTCACCTTGGTTCTATTTTGTATTTTCATGACGGCTACTCAAGCTTGTTTTTCGTGTCCTTCATGCCCCAAAACTGACCTTCAAAGAGATTTCTGCGCGGCGTCGTTTG TGTTGCACGCCAAAGTTTTGTCAGGACCCACACAAGAAGTTACTCCAGAAGatgaagaactaaaaaaaataagcagCTATGATCCACATGACGTCTACAGATTGAAGATCATAAAAATAttcaaagaaggagaaaaaattaCTCAACTACCAGGAAGTCAATTTACCGGCATTCGCAACGAGAGTCTTGTGATCAAATACCATACGCCAGCAGCCTGGTGGAAGTTTTGTATTCCATCCCTGAGCGCTCTTGACCGAGGCCACGATTATTTGTTGTCAGGTTATATCGAGGAAGGCAAACTTCGATCATCCTTCTGTGATGTGCGTCGAACCTGGGATAGTGTTACCCACAAGCAAAAAAAGGGGTTGAAAGGACAGTACAATGAGAAATGCGCACCAGTTCCTGTGGCATTGTAG